The following coding sequences lie in one Zingiber officinale cultivar Zhangliang chromosome 2B, Zo_v1.1, whole genome shotgun sequence genomic window:
- the LOC122049567 gene encoding uncharacterized protein LOC122049567, which produces MGSPLFWIGVGVGLSVIFQVVANRLKVSFGNNKMIFLSLESVFYLLLLCHLCGHWEQYSMDVNIGINIRHSKNLAFVDVSPEELFHNERSFMNEVSKASPMETQSAKEIQTNGTVKQNASSSTEQPDYRK; this is translated from the exons AT GGGTTCACCACTGTTTTGGATTGGAGTTGGAGTTGGTCTGTCAGTCATTTTTCAAGTG GTTGCAAATAGATTAAAG GTCTCTTTTGGAAATAACAAGATGATCTTCCTATCCTTAGAAAG TGTTTTCTACTTGCTTCTCTTGTGTCATTTGTGTGGGCACTGGGAACAATATAGCATGGATGTCAATATTGGTATCAATATCAGGCATTCAAAAAACTTAG CATTTGTGGATGTTTCTCCAGAAGAACTATTTCACAATGAACGTTCCTTTATGAATGAGGTATCAAAGGCAAGCCCAATGGAGACGCAATCAGCTAAGGAA ATACAAACGAATGGAACTGTAAAACAGAATGCAAGTTCTTCAACCGAACAACCTGATTATCGTAAGTGA
- the LOC122048741 gene encoding uncharacterized protein LOC122048741, whose translation MNLDMEISTGVSQVTREGKYVQSDVPRQFGSQDGSSKTQVHALLSLLLHVCSFVIKNLRPGIQIAGSFKAAILILCCNTFHVAYSFCHVVYGLGASCDVFTMMFLMDRTLE comes from the exons ATGAACCTGGATATGGAGATCTCCACTGG GGTTTCACAAGTCACAAGGGAAGGGAAGTATGTGCAATCTGATGTCCCAAG GCAATTTGGATCACAAGATGGTTCTTCTAAGACTCAG GTGCATGCTCTTCTCAGCCTTTTGCTGCATGTTTGCAGCTTCGTCATTAAGAATTTGCGACCTGGAATTCAAATAGCTGGATCCTTCAAGGCTGCCATATTGATATTGTGCTGCAACACTTTCCATGTCGCCTATAGCTTTTGTCACGTTGTTTATGGTTTGGGAGCCTCTTGTGATGTTTTTACGATGATGTTCTTGATGGATCGCACTCTTGAATGA